The following proteins are encoded in a genomic region of Clostridium kluyveri:
- a CDS encoding terminase B, with protein MDNGLITLLDNYWDNPVWFAEDMLKFHADKWQSDVLMALAGNPKVSVRSGQGVGKTGLESIAVTWYLCTRPFPKVIATAPTRQQLYDVLWAEISKWLSGSMVDRLLQWTKTKVYMKGYEERWWATARTAVKPENMQGFHEDYMLFVVDEASGVSDPIMEAILGTLSGYENKLLMCGNPTRTSGTFYDSHNRDRDLYRTFKVSSLDSPRTSQDNIEMLKRKYLEDSDVYRVRVLGEFPKGESDALIPLEYAETATSTKVSIKDCFTFNLGADIARFGNDNTVLAPRIGNRVFQLKEYSKKDTMETSGNILRTVDNFKNEYHQINKVRIKIDDDGLGGGVTDRLNEVIRQERLGYEVIPIKNGAKADDDEHYSDKSAEMWGNMRDILEENFTNFVQGRTPTIELPNNEKLIKQLSNRKYKIDSKGRIDLEQKEQMKKRIGESPDCADAVIYSFAENGNSDLSLLKGVRIWG; from the coding sequence ATGGATAATGGACTTATAACTCTACTTGATAATTATTGGGATAATCCTGTATGGTTCGCTGAGGATATGCTTAAATTCCATGCTGACAAATGGCAGTCTGACGTACTTATGGCACTGGCCGGCAATCCAAAAGTAAGTGTAAGGTCAGGACAAGGAGTAGGAAAAACAGGACTTGAGAGTATAGCTGTTACCTGGTATTTATGTACAAGACCATTCCCAAAAGTTATAGCTACAGCACCTACAAGACAACAGTTGTATGATGTGCTTTGGGCAGAAATATCAAAGTGGCTATCTGGAAGTATGGTTGATAGATTACTCCAGTGGACCAAAACAAAAGTATATATGAAAGGTTATGAGGAAAGATGGTGGGCTACTGCAAGAACTGCTGTAAAACCTGAAAACATGCAGGGATTTCATGAGGATTATATGCTCTTTGTTGTTGATGAAGCTTCTGGTGTTTCTGATCCAATTATGGAAGCTATACTTGGTACTCTTTCAGGATATGAAAATAAACTTCTCATGTGTGGAAACCCTACTAGAACCAGTGGAACATTTTACGACAGCCATAACAGAGACAGGGATTTATACAGGACTTTTAAAGTATCATCCTTAGATAGCCCTAGAACCTCTCAGGATAACATTGAAATGCTTAAAAGAAAGTATCTTGAAGATTCTGATGTGTACAGAGTCAGGGTGCTTGGAGAATTTCCAAAGGGTGAATCTGATGCACTTATTCCACTTGAATATGCTGAAACTGCTACAAGTACAAAGGTGAGTATAAAAGACTGTTTTACTTTTAACCTAGGAGCCGATATTGCCAGGTTTGGTAATGATAATACTGTTTTGGCTCCACGAATAGGGAACAGGGTATTTCAACTAAAGGAATATAGCAAGAAAGATACTATGGAAACCAGTGGGAACATATTGAGAACTGTAGATAATTTTAAGAATGAATACCACCAGATTAATAAAGTTAGAATTAAGATTGATGATGATGGATTAGGTGGAGGAGTAACTGATAGGCTAAATGAAGTTATAAGACAAGAAAGGCTTGGTTATGAGGTTATTCCTATTAAAAATGGTGCAAAGGCAGATGATGATGAACATTATTCAGATAAATCTGCAGAGATGTGGGGAAATATGAGAGATATTCTTGAAGAGAATTTTACTAATTTTGTACAAGGAAGAACTCCTACTATAGAGCTTCCTAACAATGAGAAATTAATTAAGCAGCTGTCAAATAGAAAATACAAGATTGACTCAAAAGGCAGGATAGATCTTGAACAAAAGGAGCAGATGAAAAAGAGGATAGGAGAATCTCCTGACTGTGCAGATGCAGTAATATATTCATTCGCTGAAAATGGCAATAGTGATTTATCTTTGTTGAAAGGGGTGAGAATATGGGGTTAA